The genomic region CTAGAGCGGATCCGCAAGTTCCCCGGCTCTGACGCCGCGCGTTTCCTGGACGAGGCGACCGCACGCCGGGCCGTCCGCTCAGTCGGCTGGCTGTTCACGACGCGGATGTCGATCTTCACCTCCGGTCGGAAGCCGATCATCACGCTGGCCGACTTCCAGGGCTTGAAGATCCGCGGCATCAATCCGCTCATCGACACGGGCCTGCGCGCGGTCGGCGCCGCGCCTGCGGCGACGCCGGCGCCGGAGGTGGTCGGCGCCCTCCAATCAGGCGTGCTCGATGCGGGGCTGACCGACGTCTCGGCTGCGGTGTCGCGCCGCTTCTACGAGGTGCAGCGCTATGGCACGGTGACACCGTTTTTCGGCGTGTTCACGCAAGTCTATGTCAATCCGCGTTTCTGGGATCAACTTGCGCCTTCTGCCCGCGCCGCACTCGAGGCAAGCCTCCGAAAGGCCGAAACCGAAGCGATCGCGGCAACCGAGGCTACGGCCGCCGCGGCCGTTGGCGAACTTCGCGGCAAGGGGATGATCATCCACGAGCAGACAGCGG from Elioraea tepida harbors:
- the dctP gene encoding TRAP transporter substrate-binding protein DctP, with translation MQAPRRTVLASGLAAAAALAAPAVLRAQPAKMRLSHQYPPAHHIARVLAAFAADVNAKQAGVEVEVFPAEQLARIAENFPGVARGAFEAAVATNFTWGNTIPEMSAPTIPFLFTELERIRKFPGSDAARFLDEATARRAVRSVGWLFTTRMSIFTSGRKPIITLADFQGLKIRGINPLIDTGLRAVGAAPAATPAPEVVGALQSGVLDAGLTDVSAAVSRRFYEVQRYGTVTPFFGVFTQVYVNPRFWDQLAPSARAALEASLRKAETEAIAATEATAAAAVGELRGKGMIIHEQTAEEQAAWKAAMQPPVIEAFRRAAPEGGPRILALLEALSA